From Terriglobales bacterium, a single genomic window includes:
- a CDS encoding SH3 domain-containing protein: MRLARLAAAALVVWGALALAQEPPKQVERGVPIRPMTIYQAPATDSARLGEVPRGRETPILEKTPGWLHVFVTTDQNKNVSGWIEDKGVVRATTPNGDRILFGEAVDSEAEAQKRHGRKGAERDAARLYMRIAEYFPNSPLAAEAHYRAADIVWQIDSVDVWTRASAREENPSMRAQIPEDEMKKVRKKYPGTKWADLADYNLLDNKICGDWQGKSRCPEKETELYTKYADEHPKSPKAAEALYNAAWRQSALVEIYKTEGDNGKSAGAKGKAVSLAQRITTTYPESDYGPRATRLIYLVEQGLPTYGAPSD; this comes from the coding sequence GTGAGGCTGGCGAGGCTCGCAGCTGCCGCGTTGGTCGTGTGGGGCGCCCTTGCGCTCGCGCAAGAGCCGCCGAAGCAGGTGGAGCGCGGGGTGCCGATCCGGCCGATGACCATCTACCAGGCGCCGGCGACGGACTCGGCGCGGCTGGGGGAGGTCCCGCGCGGGCGCGAGACGCCCATCCTGGAGAAGACGCCGGGCTGGCTGCACGTGTTCGTCACGACCGACCAGAACAAGAACGTGAGCGGCTGGATCGAGGACAAGGGTGTGGTGCGCGCGACGACGCCGAACGGCGACCGCATCCTGTTCGGCGAGGCGGTGGACTCGGAGGCGGAGGCGCAGAAGCGACACGGCCGCAAGGGCGCCGAGCGCGACGCCGCGCGGCTCTACATGCGCATCGCGGAGTACTTCCCGAACTCGCCGCTGGCGGCGGAGGCGCACTACCGCGCCGCCGACATCGTGTGGCAGATCGATTCGGTCGACGTCTGGACGCGGGCCTCGGCGCGCGAGGAAAACCCCAGCATGCGCGCGCAGATCCCGGAAGACGAGATGAAGAAGGTCCGGAAGAAGTATCCGGGCACGAAGTGGGCGGACCTGGCCGACTACAACCTGCTCGACAACAAGATCTGCGGCGACTGGCAGGGCAAGTCGAGGTGTCCGGAGAAAGAGACGGAGCTCTACACCAAGTACGCCGACGAGCACCCGAAGTCGCCCAAGGCGGCCGAGGCGCTGTACAACGCGGCGTGGCGGCAGTCGGCGCTGGTGGAGATCTACAAGACCGAGGGCGACAACGGGAAGTCGGCGGGCGCGAAGGGCAAGGCCGTGTCGCTGGCGCAGCGGATCACGACCACGTATCCCGAGAGCGACTACGGGCCGCGGGCGACGCGGCTCATCTACCT